In Nematostella vectensis chromosome 2, jaNemVect1.1, whole genome shotgun sequence, one genomic interval encodes:
- the LOC5514046 gene encoding thioredoxin domain-containing protein 3 homolog isoform X5, whose product MAYIKKNPDALRPLQVEVKSQEQWEELLGKEGLIVVDAYSEWCGPCKAIISSLKRLKNEIGDDLLIFAMAETDSIDSLEKYRMRSQPTFLFYAAGTLVNVIRGCHCPKLLKTIRKELDHEHKVLEGNAERVPFVDEEVEKVVKEEKKEEITPEEEEEEIVHLPKQVTVAVIKPDAVKAGLVEEIIRKVEEAGIEVLKMEERTLTREEAAEFYKQHEGTEHFDQLVEFMSSGPLMTLALSKAGETPEALEGVIDNFRELIGPKDVNVAKEEAPNSLRAMYGTDTVMNAVHGCDSNESAARELAFFFPDFAAPTVANKRKKRQLQRTLALIRPDALRSRRESIMSKIQEAGFEIAMSKEMHLTREQAEEFYSEHKDQEFFDTLVTNMSSGPMMALCLAREDAIEGWRGMLGPKEVEKAKDEAPESLSGEDGGQGITSLRAQFQVEDSPINPLHGSDTAENAEKEIQKFFPMQSTVAVIKPEVEPDQRELIKQRIKEAGFKIQLQKEVTLSKELASQFYHEHEGKDFFEGLTDYMSSGPTMFMVLSKEDAVSGWRSLMGPVDPEQAKEMAPESIRAALGKDVMKNVVHGPSDPEKAGKVIKEFFPEAKILPDGTVKTPSPSPQPPAEELVEEKFNDPVGLGTGAVSDEAFSASSVLDEGHIAALARLNVTPDGDLKGGWAAKDSDDTQWLQVDLGKVYRICQVGTQGESGESTSHVKTYTMSYSRDGQNVLSYGDKEQQVFEGNSDQDTVVINDLVQPLLTQHIRICPKTWNEQIALRAEFYGVDAEKFTEPCGVESGSLPDAALSASSELDDNHAACRGRLNSKIEDDKQASWAAKENDENQWLQVNLGQEWEVTKVSTQGKGGESSHHVTSYTLSFSTDGQEFQVYKEGGEDKVFQGNTDQESVVSNWLCLPTCATHVRLHPKTWNEHIALRLEVCGHPKAASIASAAEPTQEETPQETPGDQSTEQGNPEVVETPPATAEEPQQGLPAPASQEDSQAQPTETKPEGAEDNPENAEKPGEVSKESEPEGDAKPSEGGAADGETADQGDMATEAPEGEPEKQGETATETLEGEPEKQGETATETPEGEPEKQGETATETLEGEPEKQGETATETPEGEPEKQGETATETPEEEPEPDTGDLVGQAQEGGEAAEVQPDKAEEGQEGGESKPADGEAAASEETKPEGEGGKMKKKPIVIHGPSGSGKSTLVKRLMKEYPDTFGFSVSHTTRQPRPGEINGKDYNFTERGIMEKAIENGEFLEFAEYNQNLYGTSKKAVQDVIHVGKVCILDIDVQGVKNVKKAEMKCLYIFAKPPSLEELENRLRGRGTETDDTLRQRLEIAKSELAYGEEPGNADYTIINDDLDKAYTEFKDIISKEIVPL is encoded by the exons atggcgtaCATCAAGAAAAACCCAGATGCGTTGAGACCGTTACAG GTTGAGGTCAAAAGTCAAGAGCAATGGGAAGAGTTGCTTGGAAAGGAAGGGCTCATAG TTGTTGATGCTTACTCTGAATGGTGTGGTCCATGCAAGGCAATCATAAGCTCCTTAAAGAGGTTGAAGAATGAGATTGGAGATGACCTTCTTATTTTTGCTATG GCTGAGACAGACAGCATTGATTCTTTGGAGAAATACAGAATGAGAAGCCAACCAACTTTTCTTTTCTATGCT GCTGGAACACTGGTGAATGTCATCAGAGGATGTCACTGTCCAAAGCTTTTAAAAACAATCAGGAAAGAGCTGGATCATGAACACAAGGTTTTGGAAGGAAATGCTGAAAGAGTTCCA TTTGTGGATGAGGAGGTGGAGAAGGTTGTAAAGGAAGAGAAGAAGGAAGAAATCACTCCtgaagaagaagaggaggagaTAG TCCATTTACCCAAGCAAGTGACCGTGGCTGTTATCAAACCTGATGCTGTCAAGGCAGGCCTGGTTGAAGAAATCATCAGGAAG GTTGAGGAGGCTGGTATTGAAGTTCTGAAGATGGAGGAAAGAACGCTGACTAGGGAAGAAGCTGCAGAGTTCTACAAACAACACGAAGGCACTGAGCACTTTGACCAGCTAGTGGAATTCATGTCGAG TGGCCCTCTCATGACATTGGCATTGAGTAAAGCCGGAGAGACCCCAGAAGCCCTGGAAGGTGTCATTGATAACTTCAGGGAACTGATAGGACCAAAGGATGTCAATGTGGCAAAGGAGGAAGCACCAAACAG CTTGAGAGCAATGTATGGAACTGACACTGTCATGAATGCTGTACATGGTTGTGATTCAAATGAAAGTGCTGCGAG GGAGCTGGCATTCTTCTTCCCAGACTTTGCAGCACCAACGGTCGCCAACAAGCGAAAGAAGAGACAACTTCAAAGAACACTGGCTCTTATCAGGCCTGATGCCCTGCGAAGTAGGAGAG AGTCCATCAtgtctaaaatacaggaggcTGGATTTGAGATTGCAATGTCTAAGGAGATGCACCTGACTCGTGAACAGGCGGAAGAGTTCTATTCTGAACACAAAGACCAGGAGTTCTTTGATACTCTTGTCACTAATATGAGCAG TGGACCCATGATGGCCCTGTGCTTGGCCAGAGAGGACGCTATAGAGGGGTGGAGAGGTATGCTCGGGCCCAAGGAGGTTGAGAAAGCGAAGGACGAGGCACCTGAAAG TTTATCTGGAGAAGATGGGGGTCAGGGTATTACAAG TCTACGAGCTCAGTTCCAAGTTGAGGATAGCCCTATAAACCCGCTCCATGGCTCTGATACAGCGGAAAATGCCGAGAAAGAGATTCAGAAGTTCTTCCCCATGCAAAGTACAGTCGCTGTCATCAAACCTGAGGTTGAGCCTGATCAGAGAG AACTCATAAAACAGCGCATCAAAGAAGCAGGATTCAAGATACAACTGCAAAAAGAAGTGACCTTATCTAAAGAGCTTGCATCTCAATTCTATCACGAGCATGAGGGCAAAGATTTCTTTGAGGGCCTCACCGACTACATGTCAAG TGGACCAACCATGTTTATGGTTCTGTCGAAAGAGGACGCTGTCAGTGGATGGAGGTCGCTGATGGGTCCAGTAGACCCAGAACAGGCCAAGGAGATGGCCCCAGAATC GATACGTGCTGCGCTTGGCAAAGATGTTATGAAGAATGTAGTACATGGTCCTTCAGATCCCGAGAAAGCTGGAAAGGTCATCAAAGAGTTCTTTCCTGAGGCCAAGATACTACCTGATGGCACTGTCAAAA caccatcaccatcacctcaACCACCTGCTGAAGAACTTGTGGAAG AGAAGTTCAATGATCCAGTGGGCTTAGGGACTGGTGCTGTGTCAGATGAAGCATTCAGTGCATCTTCAGTTCTTGATGAAGGCCACATAGCAGCACTTGCTCGACTAAATGTCACTCCAGATGGGGACCTCAAAGGTGGATGGGCCGCAAAGGATTCTGATGACACCCAGTGGCTTCAAGTGGATCTTGGCAAAGTCTACAGAATATGTCAAGTTGGCACACAAGGAGAGAGTGGAGAGAGCACTTCTCATGTCAAGACATACACAATGTCGTACAGCAGGGATGGCCAGAATGTCCTGAGTTATGGTGACAAAGAGCAACAG GTATTTGAAGGAAATTCTGACCAAGATACTGTTGTAATCAATGACCTTGTACAACCTCTGCTGACCCAACATATAAGGATCTGTCCTAAAACATGGAATGAACAGATTGCTCTAAGAGCTGAATTCTATGGTGTTGATGCCG AGAAATTTACTGAACCTTGCGGAGTGGAATCAGGGAGTTTACCAGATGCTGCATTGTCGGCCTCGTCAGAGTTGGATGACAACCATGCTGCCTGTCGAGGACGTCTTAATAGTAAGATAGAGGATGACAAGCAAGCATCATGGGCAGCCAAGGAGAATGACGAGAACCAGTGGCTGCAGGTGAACCTTGGCCAGGAATGGGAGGTGACAAAGGTGTCAACCCAAGGCAAAGGTGGCGAGTCATCGCATCATGTCACTAGCTATACCCTGTCATTCAGTACTGATGGCCAGGAATTCCAGGTGTACAAGGAAGGTGGTGAAGATAAG GTGTTTCAGGGAAACACGGATCAGGAAAGCGTGGTCTCAAACTGGCTCTGCTTACCAACCTGTGCAACCCATGTCCGGCTGCATCCTAAGACTTGGAATGAACATATTGCACTTAGACTGGAAGTCTGTGGCCATCcaaaag CAGCATCAATAGCAAGCGCGGCAGAGCCGACACAGGAAGAAACTCCCCAAGAAACACCAGGAGATCAGTCAACAGAACAGGGAAATCCAGAGGTTGTAGAAACTCCCCCTGCTACTGCTGAGGAACCACAGCAAGGGTTACCAGCACCTGCTTCACAAGAAGACAGCCAAGCACAGCCAACAGAAACCAAACCAGAAGGTGCTGAAGACAATCCAGAAAATGCAGAAAAGCCAGGTGAGGTTTCTAAAGAGAGTGAACCTGAGGGGGATGCCAAACCTTCTGAGGGTGGAGCGGCAGACGGAGAGACTGCTGATCAAGGTGACATGGCCACAGAAGCACCAGAAGGGGAGCCGGAGAAGCAAGGTGAGACTGCAACAGAAACACTAGAAGGGGAGCCAGAGAAGCAAGGTGAGACTGCAACAGAAACACCAGAAGGGGAGCCGGAGAAGCAAGGTGAAACTGCCACAGAAACACTAGAAGGGGAGCCGGAGAAGCAAGGTGAGACTGCAACAGAAACACCAGAAGGGGAGCCGGAGAAGCAAGGTGAAACTGCAACAGAAACACCAGAAGAGGAGCCAGAACCTGACACTGGTGACTTAGTTGGTCAAGCACAGGAGGGAGGTGAAGCTGCAGAGGTGCAACCTGACAAAGCAGAAGAGGGACAGGAGGGTGGGGAATCCAAGCCTGCAGATGGGGAAGCAGCTGCAAGTGAAGAGACCAAGCCCGAGGGGGAAGGAG GAAAGATGAAGAAGAAACCCATTGTTATACATGGCCCAAGCGGAAGTGGAAAAAGCACCCTTGTCAAACGCCTGATGAAGGAATACCCTGACACATTTGGTTTCAGTGTCTCTc ACACAACAAGACAACCTAGACCTGGTGAAATAAATGGAAAAG actATAATTTTACCGAAAGAGGAATAATGGAGAAAGCAATAGAGAATGGAGAATTTTTAGAATTTGCTGAATATAATCAAAATCTTTATGGCACAAG TAAAAAGGCAGTCCAGGATGTAATACATGTTGGTAAAGTCTGCATCCTCGACATTGATGTACAG GGTGTAAAAAATGTGAAGAAAGCTGAAATGAAATGTCTGTATATATTTGCAAAGCCACCAAGCTTAGAAGAGCTG GAAAATAGGCTACGTGGCCGTGGCACTGAAACTGATGACACTTTGCGGCAGAGATTGGAAATAGCCAAGAGCGAATTAGCATATG GGGAAGAACCAGGCAATGCAGACTATACAATCATAAATGATGACCTTGACAAAGCATATACCGAGTTTAAAGACATCATAAGCAAG GAGATCGTGCCATTGTGA
- the LOC5514046 gene encoding thioredoxin domain-containing protein 3 homolog isoform X4, whose translation MAYIKKNPDALRPLQVEVKSQEQWEELLGKEGLIVVDAYSEWCGPCKAIISSLKRLKNEIGDDLLIFAMAETDSIDSLEKYRMRSQPTFLFYAAGTLVNVIRGCHCPKLLKTIRKELDHEHKVLEGNAERVPFVDEEVEKVVKEEKKEEITPEEEEEEIVAEEMLKRVRSSQLAVKQEGRVHLPKQVTVAVIKPDAVKAGLVEEIIRKVEEAGIEVLKMEERTLTREEAAEFYKQHEGTEHFDQLVEFMSSGPLMTLALSKAGETPEALEGVIDNFRELIGPKDVNVAKEEAPNSLRAMYGTDTVMNAVHGCDSNESAARELAFFFPDFAAPTVANKRKKRQLQRTLALIRPDALRSRRESIMSKIQEAGFEIAMSKEMHLTREQAEEFYSEHKDQEFFDTLVTNMSSGPMMALCLAREDAIEGWRGMLGPKEVEKAKDEAPESLRAQFQVEDSPINPLHGSDTAENAEKEIQKFFPMQSTVAVIKPEVEPDQRELIKQRIKEAGFKIQLQKEVTLSKELASQFYHEHEGKDFFEGLTDYMSSGPTMFMVLSKEDAVSGWRSLMGPVDPEQAKEMAPESIRAALGKDVMKNVVHGPSDPEKAGKVIKEFFPEAKILPDGTVKTPSPSPQPPAEELVEEKFNDPVGLGTGAVSDEAFSASSVLDEGHIAALARLNVTPDGDLKGGWAAKDSDDTQWLQVDLGKVYRICQVGTQGESGESTSHVKTYTMSYSRDGQNVLSYGDKEQQVFEGNSDQDTVVINDLVQPLLTQHIRICPKTWNEQIALRAEFYGVDAEKFTEPCGVESGSLPDAALSASSELDDNHAACRGRLNSKIEDDKQASWAAKENDENQWLQVNLGQEWEVTKVSTQGKGGESSHHVTSYTLSFSTDGQEFQVYKEGGEDKVFQGNTDQESVVSNWLCLPTCATHVRLHPKTWNEHIALRLEVCGHPKAASIASAAEPTQEETPQETPGDQSTEQGNPEVVETPPATAEEPQQGLPAPASQEDSQAQPTETKPEGAEDNPENAEKPGEVSKESEPEGDAKPSEGGAADGETADQGDMATEAPEGEPEKQGETATETLEGEPEKQGETATETPEGEPEKQGETATETLEGEPEKQGETATETPEGEPEKQGETATETPEEEPEPDTGDLVGQAQEGGEAAEVQPDKAEEGQEGGESKPADGEAAASEETKPEGEGGKMKKKPIVIHGPSGSGKSTLVKRLMKEYPDTFGFSVSHTTRQPRPGEINGKDYNFTERGIMEKAIENGEFLEFAEYNQNLYGTSKKAVQDVIHVGKVCILDIDVQGVKNVKKAEMKCLYIFAKPPSLEELENRLRGRGTETDDTLRQRLEIAKSELAYGEEPGNADYTIINDDLDKAYTEFKDIISKEIVPL comes from the exons atggcgtaCATCAAGAAAAACCCAGATGCGTTGAGACCGTTACAG GTTGAGGTCAAAAGTCAAGAGCAATGGGAAGAGTTGCTTGGAAAGGAAGGGCTCATAG TTGTTGATGCTTACTCTGAATGGTGTGGTCCATGCAAGGCAATCATAAGCTCCTTAAAGAGGTTGAAGAATGAGATTGGAGATGACCTTCTTATTTTTGCTATG GCTGAGACAGACAGCATTGATTCTTTGGAGAAATACAGAATGAGAAGCCAACCAACTTTTCTTTTCTATGCT GCTGGAACACTGGTGAATGTCATCAGAGGATGTCACTGTCCAAAGCTTTTAAAAACAATCAGGAAAGAGCTGGATCATGAACACAAGGTTTTGGAAGGAAATGCTGAAAGAGTTCCA TTTGTGGATGAGGAGGTGGAGAAGGTTGTAAAGGAAGAGAAGAAGGAAGAAATCACTCCtgaagaagaagaggaggagaTAG TTGCTGAAGAGATGTTAAAGAGGGTTAGAAGCAGCCAGTTAGCTGTTAAACAGGAAGGTAGAG TCCATTTACCCAAGCAAGTGACCGTGGCTGTTATCAAACCTGATGCTGTCAAGGCAGGCCTGGTTGAAGAAATCATCAGGAAG GTTGAGGAGGCTGGTATTGAAGTTCTGAAGATGGAGGAAAGAACGCTGACTAGGGAAGAAGCTGCAGAGTTCTACAAACAACACGAAGGCACTGAGCACTTTGACCAGCTAGTGGAATTCATGTCGAG TGGCCCTCTCATGACATTGGCATTGAGTAAAGCCGGAGAGACCCCAGAAGCCCTGGAAGGTGTCATTGATAACTTCAGGGAACTGATAGGACCAAAGGATGTCAATGTGGCAAAGGAGGAAGCACCAAACAG CTTGAGAGCAATGTATGGAACTGACACTGTCATGAATGCTGTACATGGTTGTGATTCAAATGAAAGTGCTGCGAG GGAGCTGGCATTCTTCTTCCCAGACTTTGCAGCACCAACGGTCGCCAACAAGCGAAAGAAGAGACAACTTCAAAGAACACTGGCTCTTATCAGGCCTGATGCCCTGCGAAGTAGGAGAG AGTCCATCAtgtctaaaatacaggaggcTGGATTTGAGATTGCAATGTCTAAGGAGATGCACCTGACTCGTGAACAGGCGGAAGAGTTCTATTCTGAACACAAAGACCAGGAGTTCTTTGATACTCTTGTCACTAATATGAGCAG TGGACCCATGATGGCCCTGTGCTTGGCCAGAGAGGACGCTATAGAGGGGTGGAGAGGTATGCTCGGGCCCAAGGAGGTTGAGAAAGCGAAGGACGAGGCACCTGAAAG TCTACGAGCTCAGTTCCAAGTTGAGGATAGCCCTATAAACCCGCTCCATGGCTCTGATACAGCGGAAAATGCCGAGAAAGAGATTCAGAAGTTCTTCCCCATGCAAAGTACAGTCGCTGTCATCAAACCTGAGGTTGAGCCTGATCAGAGAG AACTCATAAAACAGCGCATCAAAGAAGCAGGATTCAAGATACAACTGCAAAAAGAAGTGACCTTATCTAAAGAGCTTGCATCTCAATTCTATCACGAGCATGAGGGCAAAGATTTCTTTGAGGGCCTCACCGACTACATGTCAAG TGGACCAACCATGTTTATGGTTCTGTCGAAAGAGGACGCTGTCAGTGGATGGAGGTCGCTGATGGGTCCAGTAGACCCAGAACAGGCCAAGGAGATGGCCCCAGAATC GATACGTGCTGCGCTTGGCAAAGATGTTATGAAGAATGTAGTACATGGTCCTTCAGATCCCGAGAAAGCTGGAAAGGTCATCAAAGAGTTCTTTCCTGAGGCCAAGATACTACCTGATGGCACTGTCAAAA caccatcaccatcacctcaACCACCTGCTGAAGAACTTGTGGAAG AGAAGTTCAATGATCCAGTGGGCTTAGGGACTGGTGCTGTGTCAGATGAAGCATTCAGTGCATCTTCAGTTCTTGATGAAGGCCACATAGCAGCACTTGCTCGACTAAATGTCACTCCAGATGGGGACCTCAAAGGTGGATGGGCCGCAAAGGATTCTGATGACACCCAGTGGCTTCAAGTGGATCTTGGCAAAGTCTACAGAATATGTCAAGTTGGCACACAAGGAGAGAGTGGAGAGAGCACTTCTCATGTCAAGACATACACAATGTCGTACAGCAGGGATGGCCAGAATGTCCTGAGTTATGGTGACAAAGAGCAACAG GTATTTGAAGGAAATTCTGACCAAGATACTGTTGTAATCAATGACCTTGTACAACCTCTGCTGACCCAACATATAAGGATCTGTCCTAAAACATGGAATGAACAGATTGCTCTAAGAGCTGAATTCTATGGTGTTGATGCCG AGAAATTTACTGAACCTTGCGGAGTGGAATCAGGGAGTTTACCAGATGCTGCATTGTCGGCCTCGTCAGAGTTGGATGACAACCATGCTGCCTGTCGAGGACGTCTTAATAGTAAGATAGAGGATGACAAGCAAGCATCATGGGCAGCCAAGGAGAATGACGAGAACCAGTGGCTGCAGGTGAACCTTGGCCAGGAATGGGAGGTGACAAAGGTGTCAACCCAAGGCAAAGGTGGCGAGTCATCGCATCATGTCACTAGCTATACCCTGTCATTCAGTACTGATGGCCAGGAATTCCAGGTGTACAAGGAAGGTGGTGAAGATAAG GTGTTTCAGGGAAACACGGATCAGGAAAGCGTGGTCTCAAACTGGCTCTGCTTACCAACCTGTGCAACCCATGTCCGGCTGCATCCTAAGACTTGGAATGAACATATTGCACTTAGACTGGAAGTCTGTGGCCATCcaaaag CAGCATCAATAGCAAGCGCGGCAGAGCCGACACAGGAAGAAACTCCCCAAGAAACACCAGGAGATCAGTCAACAGAACAGGGAAATCCAGAGGTTGTAGAAACTCCCCCTGCTACTGCTGAGGAACCACAGCAAGGGTTACCAGCACCTGCTTCACAAGAAGACAGCCAAGCACAGCCAACAGAAACCAAACCAGAAGGTGCTGAAGACAATCCAGAAAATGCAGAAAAGCCAGGTGAGGTTTCTAAAGAGAGTGAACCTGAGGGGGATGCCAAACCTTCTGAGGGTGGAGCGGCAGACGGAGAGACTGCTGATCAAGGTGACATGGCCACAGAAGCACCAGAAGGGGAGCCGGAGAAGCAAGGTGAGACTGCAACAGAAACACTAGAAGGGGAGCCAGAGAAGCAAGGTGAGACTGCAACAGAAACACCAGAAGGGGAGCCGGAGAAGCAAGGTGAAACTGCCACAGAAACACTAGAAGGGGAGCCGGAGAAGCAAGGTGAGACTGCAACAGAAACACCAGAAGGGGAGCCGGAGAAGCAAGGTGAAACTGCAACAGAAACACCAGAAGAGGAGCCAGAACCTGACACTGGTGACTTAGTTGGTCAAGCACAGGAGGGAGGTGAAGCTGCAGAGGTGCAACCTGACAAAGCAGAAGAGGGACAGGAGGGTGGGGAATCCAAGCCTGCAGATGGGGAAGCAGCTGCAAGTGAAGAGACCAAGCCCGAGGGGGAAGGAG GAAAGATGAAGAAGAAACCCATTGTTATACATGGCCCAAGCGGAAGTGGAAAAAGCACCCTTGTCAAACGCCTGATGAAGGAATACCCTGACACATTTGGTTTCAGTGTCTCTc ACACAACAAGACAACCTAGACCTGGTGAAATAAATGGAAAAG actATAATTTTACCGAAAGAGGAATAATGGAGAAAGCAATAGAGAATGGAGAATTTTTAGAATTTGCTGAATATAATCAAAATCTTTATGGCACAAG TAAAAAGGCAGTCCAGGATGTAATACATGTTGGTAAAGTCTGCATCCTCGACATTGATGTACAG GGTGTAAAAAATGTGAAGAAAGCTGAAATGAAATGTCTGTATATATTTGCAAAGCCACCAAGCTTAGAAGAGCTG GAAAATAGGCTACGTGGCCGTGGCACTGAAACTGATGACACTTTGCGGCAGAGATTGGAAATAGCCAAGAGCGAATTAGCATATG GGGAAGAACCAGGCAATGCAGACTATACAATCATAAATGATGACCTTGACAAAGCATATACCGAGTTTAAAGACATCATAAGCAAG GAGATCGTGCCATTGTGA